GGTGTTTTCGTCCGTCATCGGTTCTCCTCAAGGTTCATCAGAAGGAGGCTGCGAACCTCCGGTGTCGTGTAGTGGCTGACCTCGCAGCGCCCGTACATGCCCTGCTCGGGTCGGATGGCGGTCTCGAACAGCACAAGTCCGTGGTCCTCGATGTACGCCGCCACCGGCAGATACTTCGGGTCACTCACGCTGCAGGCCAGACTCCGGGCGACGGTCAGTTGCGTCCCGTCACCGACCGCCGTGACCCACGGCGCTTCGGCGACCCGAAACAGCTTCATGCGGCCCTCCGAAGGGAATCCATTGCGGGAACCGCGGAACGGGCGTCAGCGGCCCGCTGAGAGCCTGCCCCTACCATCTCGTGGGCCTTGAACCACGCCACCGACGTGGCGTTGTATCGGAACCTCCCGCGACCGTCCGTGCGCTCGGTCACCTTGCCCAGCGCCACCCCGTACTCGTTCAGGTGAGGTCGGTTGCGGTCCTCGTTGACCTCGACCACGGTCCCGACCTTTCCCCGGAAGCGGGGCCACGTCCCTTTGGAGGGGTAGCGGGTCTCGTCTCGTTCGATCCGTACCCGGTCACCGACACGGGGAGTCATCGACGGCTCTCCCTTCGCATCGCGTAGAACATCCAGCCGAGCAATGCGGCGTCCCACACCACGGGCACTAGCAACTGGCTCACGCTCAGTCCTCGCTCCAGTGGGTGATGGTTGCGCCGTCCAGCAGCGAGGTCCCTCGGTCGGGGCCGAGGATCACCTGGGCCGACTCCGGGACCTTCCACGTCCTCTCCGGGAACACCGGCCCGTCGTCCGGGTCGTGGGCCAGGTATTCGGCCAGCTTCTTCTCCAGTTCGTTCATTCCTTCCTTCCTTTCGGTTGAGACGACGAACCCCCCGAGGCCCGTAGGCCCCGAGGGGTTCATCAGCCCGGTTAGCGCCCCTTGAACTGCAGGGCTTTCTTGTTCACTTGGTTGTTCTTGATGGCAATCGCCTCATCGACGTTGCTGACGTTGAAGATGAACTGCTCGCCCAACTGCAGGCCGTAGTCCGCAATCGCTTGCAGCGCACCGTCACCGGAGAACCCGAGGTCCCGCATGAACTGGTCAGCGTTCGCCATCGCGAAGTCCTTGCCGATGCCGAGGAGTTGCTTCTCCCACTTCTGCATCGACTCCTGAGCGGCCTTCGTGGGAGCCATCGCCTCGGCTAGCTCGTCGGCGAAGCCGTGAGCGCGATCCAGCACGGAGACCATGCCCTTCTCCAGTCCGGTTTCGAGACCGTCCATCAGAGCCAGACCGTTCGGTGTCAACACCTTGCGGTCGTACTCCAGCGGACCCTTGACCGCCGCGATCTTCGCGGCGATACCGGATGCGAAGTCCAGCACCGCCTGCAACCCGGCCTTTATACCCGCGAGCAGGCCGTCCATCAGTGCCCTACCGGCACCGACCAACACCCCGCCGAGGTTGCCCACCGCCGAGGCGACCTTGCCGCCGAGGGCACTCATCTCCGACACGATCTGCCCGATACCGGACACCACCGCCGCCACCGCCTGCGCCAGCGCCGACTGCACCGCAGCGACAACCTGGGACCACGCTGACTGGGCGGCACCGACGATGCCGTTCCAGATACCGGAGAGCGCGGGGCCGATCCCTCGGGCGACCCCGAGGATCGTCTGCACCGCGCCCCGGACGACACCGGTCACACCGTTCCACGCGGCCTGGGCCGCTGTGGTGAGGCCGTTCCACATCGTGGAGAGCGCCGGTACCACCGCCGCCGCGAGTCCGGTCAGCGCCGACACCGCGATGTTGCGAACGGTGGCGAACGCTGTCTGAGCGCCGGTCGTGACCTTCTGCCACAGACCCGACAGGTCGATCTTGCTCAGGGCGTCCGTCAGAAGCTGAATCTGCACCGGGGCGAAGTCGAACAGGCTGTCAAACGCGCCGTCCTTGAACCCCGGAACCTTCGAGATAGCCGACGCCAGGGTGTTGATCAGTGTGACGACGTTCTGCAACGACGCGACAATCGCGTCCAACTCCGTCTTGAAGGACTGGATTTTCTCCGGGTTGGAGAAGAAGTCCAGGGCCTTCCCGGCGATGTCGGTCAGCCCGCCGCCGACGATCTTCAGGGTGTCGCCCAGGCCCTGAAGGGCCTTGTCGAACTTCGACATCCCGTCGGGTCCGACCTTGGTGAAGTCGGTCACCCACTTGGCGAACGACTTACCGGTGTCGTTGAACCACCCGGCGACATCCGGCAGGTTGCCGGTGAACCCCTTCACCAGGCCGAGGAAGCCCTTGGTGAAGTCGGCGATCCCCGGCGCGGCCTGACTCAGCGCCGAACTGATGTCGGCGATGATCCCCCTGATCTTCGCCAGACCCTCGGGGGAGGTGATGACGTCGGCGAACGACTTCGCCATATCGGCGAGGCCCTGCGTCACCTTCGGCAGGGCCTGCTGCAGCGTCGGGAAAATCACGGCCAGCTTGTCGAACACCGGGCCGATCTGGTCCTCCACCGCCGCCGACATCGTCGCCTTCAGCGACTCGAACGGCTCCCGAAGGCGTTCAGCCGCCTTCTTCAGGCCGTCCATACCGAGAGCCATCGCCCCGATAGGCACCGCCACCGAGGCGATCAGACCGGGAAGCGCGGTCACCGCCGTGACGACCGCCCCGAGCGCCCCGGCGATCAGCGGGGTGATCGCGCCGAGCAACGACACGAGGACCGCGAGGCCGGCGGGGCTGCTTAACGTGCCGCGCAGCCCGCCTTGGGTCATCTTCGACTGGGCGTCGGCGACCTTGTCGAGGAACCCGCCCAGCGTCTGGGTGAGGGAATCACCGAACTTCGCCGCGACACCGGTCAGTGTGTTCAGTAGTCGGTTGCGGTCGACGTCGACACGGACCTTGGTGTCCATGCCAGCGGTTGCGGCACGAATCCGCTCCCGCAGGCCCGCGACGTCGGCCTTGACGTCGATCCGGGCGTCGATGTCTGAGACTTGCTTCTTGAGCTTGGCGATCTCACCCTTCGCCAACTCCAGCTCGACCGGGACGTGAACCCGCGTGCGTTCGGCTGACTTCAGGTCCCGCTCTAGGTCGCTTCGGAAGCGGTCGGTGTCCGGGACGACCCGGATACTGATCCGACCGACTTCCTCACCGCCTGCTCCTGCCATGTAGTTCTCCAATCACAAAGGCCCCCAGCCGTGTGGCTGGAGGCCCGTAGGTCTTGGTGGTGGTTATGCCGATAGCCGAAGTTCCGGCACCGGTGTCTCCTTGTCGTGCACGATCACGCCCGAACGGATCAGACGCTTGATCACCGTGTTGGTGATCTGTTGAGGAACCTGGGTAACCGACTGCCCAGCCTTGGCAGGGATCGGCCCATCGGCCAGAACGGCTAGGAGCCGTTCCTCGGCTAGGGCCTCCTGGTCCTCGTCGGAGAGGAGGAACTGTGGTTCCGCCTTGGACTGACCAGTTGCATCCGGGGGAAGATCAATCCCCTGCCCCGGCCTCATAAGGCCGGTGCCGGGAAGGGGGAACTGTGGTTCCCCCTCTGTAGGAGAAGTACTTCTCTTAGGAGAAGTACTAGGAGAAGTAGGGAGGAACTGTGGTTCCTCCTTTACCGGAACTGTGGTTCCTCCTTCTCCATCCTCAAGGGGGAACTGTGGTTCCGCCTTTGATGACGGAAGGCGGAACTGTGGTTCCTCCTTGGGGATGGTCAGCCGGTAGTCCGTGGCCTTCCCGGAGGAGTTGCCCACCGACACAATCTCCAGCCAACCCGCCGCTACGTTCGCGGCAATCTGCTTCCTGACTCCTCGGACCGTGAGGCCTGTTGCCTCGGCCAAGGTCTCCTGTTTCACAAACCCGGTCAGAGTGTGGTTGTCCATGTACGTCCGGATGACGTTGACAACCGTCCTCGGCAGCTTCGGATCACCGTTGCGGTTGTAAGCCTTGTCCCACTGCAGGATCGGGGGCGTGCTCACTCAGCACCCCGCAGAGCCGCAAGCTCAGCCCGCAGCCGAGCTACCTCGGCACGGGCCTCGTTCCGCTGTCGGCGGTACTTGGCGCACTCTCTGCGGAGGTTCCTGATCGCCTGCTCGGCTACGTCAGGAACTTTGACGGTCAACTCCATATCGGTGTTCCTTTCTGTAGGCCGGTCCTTTCTGGGGCCACCTGGGCGGGACCGGGAATTGTTGGGGGAGGCCCTCAGAAGCGATCTGAGGGCCGAACATCACCCTCCGTGGGTGATTGGCTTGGGGAGGCTCAGGCGGCGACCAGAGCCTCAATCCGGCGCAGCCGCTCCCGTGCATCACGGAGCGAACTGCGGTACCGGGATTCGTTGATCAGGGCACAGCCCCGGCAGCCGCCGTTGGGACGGCGGTCCTGCGGGCCTCGGATGACGTGCCGCCCTGAGCGGCAAGTGGTTTCGTGCATCGTGAACCTTTCTCTCTCCGCTGGGCCATCGAAAGACAGCCGACAAAAAACGCCCGTCCGAGACGGACGAGCCAACAGACACAGGGCCTCTCACCCTGCGGAAGGAAGCTGAGGCCCTCCGCATCGCAGACTGCGGAGGGCAGGGGACGGCCAGCCGGGGCCGTCCGGGTGCGGGTGACCAACCCGCGTCAACAGGAGAACCGTCGAGGGAGGTAGCACGGGACCCTCAACGGGCAACTGGAAGTCTCTGGGGTAGACCCTCTCGGTCTACGGAGGGGAGGAAACCCCTTCACTTGGTATATAGGGACGAATTTCGGATGTCCGGAGCCAAATGTGGTGGAGGCCACAAGGACCTGTCCCCCTGGGGGACTTACCCCTTCACCCTATAAGTACCTGTCTGCAAATCGTGTACGGTGTCAAATGTGGCGAATGTCACCTGGGTTGGGAGCCAGTCCCTCTCAGGACCCCTCACCTATTAAGTAGGTGTACTTTTTGCCCTCGGAGGGCTGAAAGTGACCGAAGTCACCTCTCGGACAGCCCCTCTCGATGTACCCCTTCATATGGATATGGGTGCAAAAATCTGAAAGTTCTCCAAAATGTGAGCGGACTCATTCGGGGTCAGGGCCTCTCGGCCCTGAACCCCTTCATATGGATATGGGCGTGAAATGTGGCCTTTAGTACCACCCCGTGACCAAGCTCACCGGGACGACGGGAAGGTCCCTCCCCGGCTCCGTACCCCCTCACCCTGTATGTACCTGTAATTTTTGACTGTACGGGGCCAAATGTGGTGGAGATCACCAGAACTGGTCTCTCCGGGGGCTTACCCCTCCACTAGGTATATAGGCGTCTGCAACGACCCCTCACCCTGTATGTACCTCTGATTTTTGACTGTACGGAGTGAAATGTGGTGGATGTCACTTGATCCCGTCAGGGACTCGCAGCTCGAACCTGAACGCTCCCGCGTTCCGGGCCGACCGCTTCCCCTCGATGCCCTCGATTACCGCCGCCAGCGTGATGCCCGAGCGAGCCAGAAGCTCCCGGCGGGCATCGCTGTCTGACGTCTCCCACACCGACCGGTACGTCTCACCGGTCCCCCGCCATTCCCACCGAGCTTCCCGAGCGGGAGCGGACTCTAATTCCGCGATCCGCTCGTCCAGGGCGTCCAATTGCCGCTGGAGTCTCTGCTTGGCCGTCCTCGACTTCGCACGGCCAGCGGCCTGGGTGAGTTCGTCCAGTGCCGTCACGGCCTCCCGTAGCTCGGCCTCACGGCTGTCTCCGGGGACCCACACCCTCTCGCGTACCTCGGTGTCCCCAAGCTGCTCCAGGAACACCTCCCCGGCTAGCTGCTCCAGGTCCTCGGCGGGGATCATCACCGAGCACCGGTCCCGGCAGCGGTAGTACCGGTACTCGTACTCCTTGCCGTACTGGGGACGCTTCACCGAGTTCGCCTCGTGGTGCAGCGGAGCACCGCAACCGAGGCAGTACACCAGGCCCGACAGCGGGCTGGCCTCGGCCCGACGTGCTGGGCGGTGAGCGGCCTTGGTCTTGTCTAGAGCCGCCTGCAGCAGCACCCACTCGTCAAGTGACACAAGCGGTTCCGCTATCTGCACCGGCATACCCGAGTCGTCCCTCACGGTCTCGCCCTTGTGGTGGGCGAACCCGCGAAGGGCCTTGCTCCGCAGCATGTTCCGCAGCGGGGACAGGTGCCAGCGCCCCGGTTCTCGGCTCTGATCGCCCTTCTGGCGGGCGTCGGAGGGAGCGGTAGCCCCCTCCTTCGAGCGTCCAGCCTTGCTGGCCGCGTAGTACGCCGCAGGGGTAGGAATCCCCTCGGCGGTCAATTCCGCCGCGATACGGGACAGTGGCTTCTCATCGACTATGACGCTGTCCACGATCCGCTTGACGATCCTGTGGGCCTCGGGGTCTATCTCCAAACCCCAGCCGTCCTCGGTGCGGACGGCACGGTAGCCGAACGGTGGCTTACCTCCAGGCCACCGGCCCAACTGGCGCAGCTTCGCCCGCGAGGACCGCTGGCGCTCCCGGATCGCCTCAAGCTCGCCCTCGGCCAGACCGGCGATCACCGAGGCCAGCATCCGACCCGCCCACGAGCCGAGGTCGATGGACTCCGAGCACGACACCACGGTCTTGTCGTGCTCCTGGCACCAGCCAAAGAGCTTGTTCAGTTGGATGGCATTCCTGCCTAGCCGGTCCAGCTTCCAGGCGCACACCGCGTCCCAGTCCGGGAACCGCTCGGTAAGCCACGGGCCGAGACCCGGAGTCTCGAACGGGTCCACCGACCCGGAGACGTCCACGTCCTCGGCCCACCCGACGAGCGTGTGACCGTTGGCGGACACCCACTGTTCGATCACTTCCCGCTGCCGCTCCACCGAGGTCGATTCCTCGGTGCTGCGGGAGAGCCGTACCCTGCCTAGTACTCGCAGCTCTTTGCTCATGACCAGGAGGTTACCATGTTATGGTAAAGGTGA
The nucleotide sequence above comes from Mycolicibacterium moriokaense. Encoded proteins:
- a CDS encoding phage tail protein; protein product: MAGAGGEEVGRISIRVVPDTDRFRSDLERDLKSAERTRVHVPVELELAKGEIAKLKKQVSDIDARIDVKADVAGLRERIRAATAGMDTKVRVDVDRNRLLNTLTGVAAKFGDSLTQTLGGFLDKVADAQSKMTQGGLRGTLSSPAGLAVLVSLLGAITPLIAGALGAVVTAVTALPGLIASVAVPIGAMALGMDGLKKAAERLREPFESLKATMSAAVEDQIGPVFDKLAVIFPTLQQALPKVTQGLADMAKSFADVITSPEGLAKIRGIIADISSALSQAAPGIADFTKGFLGLVKGFTGNLPDVAGWFNDTGKSFAKWVTDFTKVGPDGMSKFDKALQGLGDTLKIVGGGLTDIAGKALDFFSNPEKIQSFKTELDAIVASLQNVVTLINTLASAISKVPGFKDGAFDSLFDFAPVQIQLLTDALSKIDLSGLWQKVTTGAQTAFATVRNIAVSALTGLAAAVVPALSTMWNGLTTAAQAAWNGVTGVVRGAVQTILGVARGIGPALSGIWNGIVGAAQSAWSQVVAAVQSALAQAVAAVVSGIGQIVSEMSALGGKVASAVGNLGGVLVGAGRALMDGLLAGIKAGLQAVLDFASGIAAKIAAVKGPLEYDRKVLTPNGLALMDGLETGLEKGMVSVLDRAHGFADELAEAMAPTKAAQESMQKWEKQLLGIGKDFAMANADQFMRDLGFSGDGALQAIADYGLQLGEQFIFNVSNVDEAIAIKNNQVNKKALQFKGR
- a CDS encoding recombinase family protein; translation: MSKELRVLGRVRLSRSTEESTSVERQREVIEQWVSANGHTLVGWAEDVDVSGSVDPFETPGLGPWLTERFPDWDAVCAWKLDRLGRNAIQLNKLFGWCQEHDKTVVSCSESIDLGSWAGRMLASVIAGLAEGELEAIRERQRSSRAKLRQLGRWPGGKPPFGYRAVRTEDGWGLEIDPEAHRIVKRIVDSVIVDEKPLSRIAAELTAEGIPTPAAYYAASKAGRSKEGATAPSDARQKGDQSREPGRWHLSPLRNMLRSKALRGFAHHKGETVRDDSGMPVQIAEPLVSLDEWVLLQAALDKTKAAHRPARRAEASPLSGLVYCLGCGAPLHHEANSVKRPQYGKEYEYRYYRCRDRCSVMIPAEDLEQLAGEVFLEQLGDTEVRERVWVPGDSREAELREAVTALDELTQAAGRAKSRTAKQRLQRQLDALDERIAELESAPAREARWEWRGTGETYRSVWETSDSDARRELLARSGITLAAVIEGIEGKRSARNAGAFRFELRVPDGIK